A region of the Carya illinoinensis cultivar Pawnee chromosome 16, C.illinoinensisPawnee_v1, whole genome shotgun sequence genome:
GGCTTGACTTGGTTTAGGCTTGTGAACAAAGTTCGTATAAACTTAACTTGATTCGTTTGAACTCGTTGAACTCGTAACGTGTCATATATGTCTGTGTTATATTTATTACAtgctatttatattttatatacttaattatatcCTTAATCTATTTAAAGTttactttatttaatatatttattatattcccAGAGTGTGTATaggataatttgtataataatatattatacaactAGAACTtttgatttaatatattatctatatatattaactagtTTAGTATACTACATTTATcctatgtattatttttttaatttttaattacaagttaatttattttataaaaagttatactatatgaattttttaataaaaaaatatttggttaAATAGTTAAATGGTTAGAGTATCttgtaaaacttaaaaattttttattaatcaaaagataatattcaaaattttcaaaaaaataaaaaaggagtttGAGCTACTTGACCTTGAgtcgtttgtttatttttagtagAGCTTGAGCTAGGATATTcgagttttatttgaatttgagCCGAGTTCGAATAAATAAACATGCTAATCGAGCTCGAATATCCTTGTTTGAATACAGTTTAACTCGGTTTGTTTGCAACACAAATTGTGTTTaattatgataaaaattaaaatgcaatattatatattttgcaagaaataaaaggctATTGTAGCATTCAAATGATCAAGTAAATAATGTTAACATAGATATTCTATAAAGAAAAATACGAAacaaaacttacatattaaCATCACTTAATGTGTTAGTTAGGTTAAGAAActctttttattgtaaaatattagatttggtGTACTACATCAATTCccatcatttttaaataactttttgtAATCCTCTTCCTCAACTAAACAttttactttgaaaatattgtacAAATTTCATAAGATTGAGAGTTATATCctataatatatgaaaaaatctaattgcaagTATAACTGTAtactaatttgtgtaccaatctaatatgattgatcaaaaaatagattttattgaaaacagtgttaatttaaattttaaatataaaagaattagtattggtatgcagattagtacgtaactatgcttgtatgtagcaaaacttgtACTACATATTCTAAATAATTTTTGGACATGATTATACCATTCATATACAATGGAagtaattgtaaaaaaataataatagtactTCCTACAACTATTTAATCACTCATTTTCAACTAACTAACATGATTATACAATTCATAAAAgctatgaattttttattctaatctcgtattttaaataaggaaaatgatattccaACCCAAAAAGGTTACCAAAATCTACCGattgtgttttttgttttgtacttaatagttaaagaaatgtatttttaaatgagtttgtgattttttttaaaaaaattttgaaatgccattaaaaaatttttgaataaaaatttttgatACTTTTGCTAGTGAGTATAACGTTACCTTTAAAGGATACTACTCATTACCTCATATTACAcactttataaattttaaaattattttttattattttattttattcttattaaattaattaatttattatacttaTCATTTATATGTAGAgatgataagaaaaattattataaaataaatacccATTTAAAACCAAGTTATAAAAAACTTTGCGTGCATCATTTCAACGATAGTGGGCTTCTAGTTTCGTGAATAAAGTTTGGAGATGGGCCACAATATAGAACGGCGACATATATAAAAGGGCTACCATACGACTTTTATGACCTTTTTGCAATTACACCGTACCTTTACATTTCAATGGAGAACAGCACATAGTTTCAGCAAAGAAGGATATAAGAAAGCATGATAGTTTAAAAGAAAAGGctgttttatttaattcatgCAGATATATCAAGAACAAACACAAATATTCCTCCCACACTTGTTTCCCTAAAAGCCATAAAGCATACGAAACTTAAACCAAACAAAGTAATTGGGAACAAACCCTTTTATAGATATGCATTAATCATGCAGATGATCTGCATGATTGATTGTTTTTATACCCTACAACTAAAATTAGATGAACAGAAAACAAGAAGCACTGCCTACGTCTTTTTCAAGCCCTCCAGCATCATTAAGGTCATCAATAACTAATTCGGAAGTGGCCATGGAATAGCAAAGAACTTCATCTGCCCCTCACTGCAGTGCTTGCCATCCTCCATGGTAGAAGCAAAGTATGCAGGCCTCCAGCTGTTCAGCACAAACTGAAAACCTCCACCACTTCCTTGTGTTTCGGTTGCCAGCAGCTTTGCACTGCTGAAGTTACATGCCATATAGCTCAATAGGTTTGGTAGTAGGTAAACATTTGGAGCAACAGAGTTGTCGCTTGGGGGTGCATATTTGAATACtagtgccaaaaaaaaaaaaaaaaaggtaagatTGTTAGAACTTGAACTAAATTTCATGGCTAAATTCAATAGTTTAAGTGATATTAATTGCCAATTTAAGGCCATATATATCAAAGTAATGGCCAATATTACTCACCTAATTTATCATGCAAGTAGAAAGGACTTGTTTTGAGAGCCCAATCTGTGTAGTTGAAGCCAAGACGCCAGCCTTCTGAGCCTCCGACAACAATGGTTCTAGCCTCACCAACTACCAAGAAAGAGACTGCAATTACAAGTAGAATGAATCCTCGTGCACCAAAAGTAAAAGCCATCTTCATTCTTGTATAGAATCCTCCAATATGTGGCCTTAGCTTGAAAGAAAACGAAGGTGGAATGGAATGAAATGTCTGGTAAAATGGGTTTATATAGGAAAACAAAGGCAAAATGTTTCAAACCAAAAAGTGTAGGGCCTATAACTAAATTCAAAGGGGTTGACAATCACATCAGTTTTAGTATTCATAATTCTGGTAAGTTTCCATTAGGAGTAGAAAATGATGCTCATGGTTATGATTAGTGAGGCAGTAAGGTCATCCAAAAACAAGACATTTTTGTCAGCGTGGTCGATCTAGAAGCAACCTTCTAACACAACGATTTCAACGGTCAACCAACGGCATCTCTTGTGTCCACACTAATACGGGTAGTACTATGCTTTTAGGCCGAGTTTGCAACCCTTTTTCTGCAACGGCCCAAATCTTCTTTAGGCCTGAAAATCTGCCCAAGCGTATGGGGAAGCCATGCAAGTTGGGTTTTAGAATGACAAGGCTCGTTTTCTTCTCCTTTACACGAGTGAATGCATGTCATGGCtcaaagaaacaaattaaattataaaagggtaatgttagatataggtAGGAGTTATGAAAATATAgcgtattattttttaaaaagagtatggtttattattaaaaaattaattttttcatgtatgtctcatatttactttttttttttttttcaaaataagtgtACCGTATTTACACATTCTATAACTATAGATACCATttctcattataaaaataaataaactagaaGCAAAGTTAATAATAACCAAACCCATACCACATGGAACGTTGAACATGAATAATCAATATCTAATTTGACTTATAATATTTCTATTGAACTAATGGTTCCAATCATGCTTTGTTTTCTATTTATTCGGCGGCCATCCTCTTTGTTGGGTCGAAATCCAAGATGTTGAAAGTCAAGGctcttaaatttaatttcttgcTCGGACTTCTTTTTTAGCAGATAAAGAattaatttgattgttgaaCTGTAATTCCTTCTTTTTCCTAACATTACCAAACCCACATTCTCGAGAAAATTGGGGTATgtggtatatatatttttgtacgtttctttctatcttttcaaaatgtgattttttctttttgaaataataattacgaagtttgagttttataatttttctttatatatatttggagaaATGATCCGTGTCAGCCTCTCATTTCATGGTTTAAAATGTGATTTTACACTATAATTAACTTGATCGAAGATGCACTCAAATTCACAGCATGAGAAACATGGTTTCTAATCCACAATTCCCAGCATTGTTGGagctaaaaaaaaatccaaaaaaaaaaaaaagagaaaagaaaagaaaagaaatggaagCAGAAAACCAAGAGATGATGCACATACATACGTAGCACGTCCTTATTAATTACCTCTTGTATCCTAATATTTCTCATATTCTGCCGTTGCATGGTCGAgcttgatttgaaaaaaattctacttatttTTACTTTCAATATCCTTCAAAGTACTGTATCCTACTTTGTCATGAGTGCTGCATGGGATGGGTTGTCTAGCCAATTCAAAATATAAGCTGCAATGCATACCTTCAATTACAACACAaaacctttttttcttctttcgaaTTGATGTGGTTATCGCTATCAAAATCTAGAACTAAAAGTTGTGGGGCAAAAGAATGCAACATTCTATtgacttgatataatatatttttatattatagtacATCCTCAAAAGAGGAAAAGCCTATGATTCCCTAACCTTAATAATCAAAGAAGGGCTAAAGAAATACCCTTTAagagaaattgaatttctattgtgatttttttagttaattttacTGAAGAATCAAACAATTACTTCTACATATTACTCTTCAACTTGGAGAATAGATATCAATTATTTTCTGTTTGCGAGTGAGTAGAAAAAGAATGgccttctttttaaaaaaactacacGACACCctgaatttttatttagaattatttctaaaatttttggCACATGTCGAAATTGCCTTAATACGAGTTCATTGCGCAGTGCAaaggattatttaaattaaactcCATGCCCACTTCATCCCGATTTCTAGGTTTTTCTCAACCCCCACAACATTTTTAAAGGACTCATTTTGGGCTTTATATACTTTATCTCAGAGCTAATTCGTAGGCCCATTGAgcgcaaatatcatttattgtgtgatgagaatatataatataaatttatttttaaattaaagtttGAGTCAAACTAGGCCTCATCACTCCTGTCTTAATTTTGGTATCCATTAGTGCCCAACTAGTGCTACAGGAAATCCATGTGGAGGAGGAAACTTAGGGCGCAACGCATGGGCAATGATGGTGGTTGCACAGTAATGGGAGTGTGTTTATAAATCTATGCAATGAATGAGAATCGGTGAGGACAACTTGTTAACAACGTCCACTCTACAATGATGCGGTGATGGCGCAACGGACGTGTTAAAAactatttgagagagagagagagagagagagagagagagagagagagagtttgtgcGTTTACAATGACAGTAAGGCGGTAGTTAAGTAACTGGCTTGATCAAGATGGAGTGTGTAAATTGTGAGCTCCAATCTTAGATGAAAGAGTAGTAAAAGGAACACAACCAAGGGGCTTAGTAAGAATTTTAGCAAGTTTATGGTGAGATTTGACATGCAGGGTGTGAATGATGCCTGCTTGAATTTTCTCTCTAACAATAAGACAATCTACTTCTATATGCTTAGTATGTTTATGATATTAGACAGGACTAGCAACTATATGGATAGCTGCTTGACTATCACAAAAAACTAGAGCAGCTTGTGGATGGGGAATATGAAGATTGGTGAGCAAGTGAAGAATCCAAGAAATCTTATAGGTAGTTGCTGCCATGGATATGTACACAACTTCTAGGATGGAGCAAGATacagtgctttttttttttttttatttcgaaGAAACTAGTGAATCTCCAAGGAAAACACATAAACTCGTAATAGACTCCTTGTATCAGGGCATCCAGCTCAATCATAATCACAAAAAAGTCTAAGATTTGTGTtgaaaaatgaaggaaagaaaatgaCTTGGCTTGGTGTTAATTTGAGATATCTCACAACTCTGTTGGCAGTATCTAGATGTGGTTGTCGGGGCTAATGAATGGACTAACATAAGATCTGAACTGACCAACTAAAATCTTGTCTTGTAATGGTAAGATATAATAAATGACCTATCAACCTTCTATAAGCACTTGAATAAGTTAACAATTCTCCTTCAGTACGACTGAGTTCAAGTTTTGATTCATGGAAAACTTAGCTGGCTTGGATTCAAGGAAAAAAGAATTTGAAAGTATTTCAAGAGTATTTCTTCGTTGACATAAAGATGccttttgaaattttaacaACTTCATGTTCAAGAAAATATTGAAAGTATAAAGATTCTTTAACTTGAAATGAGTATTCAAAAAAGAAGTGAATTTGTGTACAACAATATCATTGTTACTTGCTACATTTATTTCACTGATACAGACCAAGAGAGCCATAAAATGTGTATTAGTGTGCTTAATAAACATATAATAGTCTGCCCTTGATTGGATGAATGGTAAACCCATGTGAAGGTAAGGCGGTTTGGAAACTTAGAGATCCATTGTCTAGAAGCTTGCATGAGGCCATACAATTACTTGCAACTTGCAAACCCGAGAAtcaatttttgaagaaaaactaGGATGTCAAGTCAAATAGACTTCCTTATgaagatcaccatgtaagaaagtgtTGTTTACATCTAGTTCATGTAAATACAAATTATGAATTGCAGCTAATGAAAGCAATATCCAGATTGTCTCCATTTTAGATATAAGGGAAAAGGTCTTGGAATAGCCAATGCCATCATTTTGGGTGTATCATTTTGCAACTAATCAAGCCTTGTAGCTCTTGAAGTTACCATCTGATTTGTATTTGACCTTATAAACCCACTTGCACCCTATAGGAATTTTATTGTGGGGTAAGTCATGACAGACCAAGTGTGACTTTCCTCTAGAGTCTTAATTTCAGCTGCCACAGTCTCATGCCAGTGAGGATATTTAACATTTATAGGAGAAAAAGTAAAAcgagattttaaaaaacaaacaaaccaaccaaccatatgATCCGTTGCACTGGTGTCAATTAACCAAGAATGGTCAAATTTGTTGGTTACATGAATTTTGAAGTactaaattataaaagaaaattgaacaaTTGAAAAGAGGTTTGTAAAGATTACCTGAGCTGGAAGTGGAGAGGTGGTCCTCTGTGTGTGTAGGCAGTATACCTACTTGATTAGTAGAGGACTAAAGTTCAAGTGCAGTAGTAATATTCAAGAAGGAAAGTAATTTCTGGCACTGTTATGAGGTCATTGGAAGGTGAGGAGTATCAAACTTAGGTATATAGTCTTGGATTCAGGGGTTTGGTCAAGTAAACCAAAGGCGTGATTCACATTCAAAGTGAAAACTCCGTTTATAAGAATGAACCGAAAACTAGGAGGATATTTATGAAATTGTAGCATTTGTCTACAATAAGACCTTGAAGACCACCATGTGTGCAACAGGACGGCTTCTCTAGTGTAAAAAATTCTTTCTACCACCAAAATTGCCAGGAACTACTTTACCAAAAGAGTCAATGATCCATTAGAATAACTCTCCTTTTGTCTTTCTTCTTGAAGTACAAGGGAGAAGACATATTGATGCGAGGTAGTGGATCAAAAAGTAAGATTTGGTCTCAAACTTGCGAAAAACTTTCATTGAACCCATCAAGAATTGCATCACATGTTCTTGCTATTGAGaatcaagaaaaaattttagttACACACTGGGCCACTGACGGCGGCGACTTCAAAGGTAAGAGGCAAAAGGGGATTGGGACTTAGCAGGATTAAGGTAGGGAGCTTGAAGTACATGGACCTGGGGCTGGGCTACTTCATGGGCTGCACCATGGGCCTTTGGGCCTCAGTtatcttttattattgttaggTCTCGTTAGTAGTTGTTGTAAGGACTTTGGTCCGCTAGTTATATGGTCTACTAAACCCTTTCGGGCTGTTGGGTCCATTATATTTTCTTGTTACGTTTCTTTGATGCACCACGGGTCCTCCCCACGAAGTGAGATTTTTGTTTCATCCCACTggcgttttaaaattttcaaagcaCAAGTACAGTCTGATATCAGTTTATGGTTCACTAAATCATCCCAAAGACCCTCGAGTTTTGTAAAATAAGCGCTAAAATCCATTTGATGTTGAGATAATGAAGTGATCAACTTCTTGGTCTGTTACTTTGCATAGAGCGTTCTCTAAAATTAGTCCATACTTCTTCATCAGAATTCAAGTAAAGAAGACTAGTAGCAATTTCTTTAGATACATCGTTCAACCACCATGATAGAACCAGAGTATTGCATCGTTGCCAAGCAGTAAACAGACGAGCATTCACATCAAAGGGTTCTACATAAGTACTATCATTGAAGCTGAACTTGTTATTGGTTGTTAGGGCTGATTGAGACACAAGGAGTCAAGATTTTTTTCATGATGGAGATAATAAGGATTTTGAGAATCATCAAAGATTTTACTCTGATAACATGATAAACATTAATTAAGAGTAAATGATTTTGTGTGTTATTAATgaatgagaaatactttagctacaaataaattacataaaagtaattctATAAACTGATGTGATTTTGTTAGaatgtaaagttatttttattaaaaagtagatctaacgaatCACATGAACCTATGTCAATTTGTAAGACACCACAAGAAAAAGGGACAATTTTAGTTGCTAAtactcttttcgttgctataaattgatcacaattgtctatttttcttgtagtaagattatttttgtataatatttttatgactATAACAATCCTCTCAGTGAATTAATTGTACACTTTTATATACATTGATGGCAAGGCGGTGATAAAGTAACCGACGTAGAATTAGTTACAAATGAAAGTAGGAGCTTCTAGATCTTCTCATGTCGAGCTGGAAGTCGTTATAGGATGGAAAGTATGCTCGTGGGGTTCTAGGATTTTACAAGAGATGTGATTGCCAAGGAAGTGAGAGATTCTATGAACCTTGTTCGTAAAATTGGGCTTTCATTGATGTATTTGACAATATATTGGTTTCTTGAAAATTATTTGTCGGTAACCTATAGTCCACAATTCTTTTACTGAAATTAGTTCAATGACTCATGGAGATATAAATACAAGATTTAGACCCATTGCATTTAATATTGGGCTCCACATTCCCCACAGGCAAAAATTCAAACATCATGTTTCAGGTTGCAAATAAATTGAACAGCTTGTGAATAGTTCAAGTTTGGCTAATGTAGATTTAGTTATAATTtggtttatttaataaataagatgttcacaaaaattaatataggtTCGTATATTACATGagtaaaactcatataaaattgGCTCAATTCTCGTTTTGAAGCTCATAATATGTTATAAATGTATGTGTTATATTTAGAGTAATAAAGGACAGAGTATGGAAGAAGATTAGTAACTGGAAAAATCAGTTCTTATCACCTTCAGGTAAGGAGGTGTTGTTGAAAGCTGTTATACAAGCTATACCTACCTACTATATGTCTGTTTTTAAGCTCCCAAAgaatttatgtaaagagatagtGGCTCAGATggcaaaattctggtggggtttCAAGAAAGATGATCAGAAAATCCATTGGAAGAGTTGGGCTAAATTGGGGACAGCTAAGAGTGGTGGTGGTTTGGGGTTTAGAGAGATTGAAAGCTTTAACATGGCTTTATTGGCAAAACAATGTTGGAGAGTACTGACTAAACCTCAATCTATGGCTGCTATGGTTTTAAAAGATAAGTACTTCAGGCACTTAACAATTTTGGATTCAAAATTGGGGCACAGACCTTCTGTTATGTGGAGGAGTCTATGGGGTTCATTGGAGTTATTAAAAGAAGGGTTGGTGTGGAGAGTTGGGAATGGAAGGCAGATTAATATATGGGGGGATAAATGGATACCAAAATTATCCACTATGCGGGTTCAAACTCCTAGAACTCTTCTTGAAGCAGAtgcaaaagtttcaaaatttattgAAGAGGGTTCAAAGACATGGAAGGAAGATATGATAAAGGGTATTTTGAATGAAGAAGAGGCTGCATTAGTTTGTAGTTTACCTATGAGTACATCAGGGTTACCAGACAAACTGATTTGGGCTCATTCACAGGATGGACAATATAATGTAAGAAGTGCTTATCATTTAGAAGTGAGtagaagaaataaagaaaagggaGAGATATCAGATAAAAACCCAGAAAAGTGGAAGATTATGTGGAAATTGAAAGTGCCTGGTGTAGTTAAAATGTTTCTATGGAAAGTTTTAAACAATTGTTTGCCGACAAAGATGAACTTGGCTTGTAGAAAGATTGTAAAGGATTACTACTGCCCAGTCTGTAAAATTCATAAGGAGACGGTATCTCATGCTTTATGGAGTTGTGAAGGAGCCATGGATGTTTGGGCAGAAAATGCTAGTCCTGTACAGAAATGGGtttcaaatgaaagggagaTGCAAGAGATGTGGGCAGATTGGTGTGAAAAGCTGAGTATAAATGATCTGGAGTTGATGGTTATGGTTCTTAGAAGAATTTGGTTGAGGCGAAAcagttttgtttttgaaaacaaatttgaaAAGCCTGATGTGCTATTCAAGTTAGCTGCTGACAGCTTGTTTCAGTTTAAACAAGTTCAACAACAGAGTCATAAGAATCAAGATTCAGGTATAAGAAGAGGGAGATCTTGTAGATGGAAGGCTCCTGCAAAAGACCAAGTTAAAGTTAACTGGGATGCTGCTCTGAAGATTAAGGAAGGTAGGATGGGGATTGGTGTGGTGATAAG
Encoded here:
- the LOC122299558 gene encoding blue copper protein 1b-like, which produces MKMAFTFGARGFILLVIAVSFLVVGEARTIVVGGSEGWRLGFNYTDWALKTSPFYLHDKLVFKYAPPSDNSVAPNVYLLPNLLSYMACNFSSAKLLATETQGSGGGFQFVLNSWRPAYFASTMEDGKHCSEGQMKFFAIPWPLPN